One window of Phycisphaeraceae bacterium genomic DNA carries:
- a CDS encoding glycosyltransferase, with product MSSAPIEPLHIVHYIPRILLSEGGVVRAVLDMTELAASAGHKVTVVTADDSDVPASWRDITDRVHLVSTGRGGLIRKQDMLGIRQCVERADVVHLHTPWEMANLQLAKIALKASKPYVLTIHGMLDDWCMTQRGLKKKIYLALFGKRLLERAQYVHCSAQAELDQSKKYFPKGRGVIVPNLLAMDAYHELPGPDIARQKWSFLQTDRPVLLFLSRIHEKKGIEHLISSAKHLRDLDPVVVVAGTGDAEYTRSLEVLAEDLGVSDDVHFVGHIGGAEKLSLYEAADVFVLPTSQENFGFVYFESLACRTPIVTTRGTDTWPDLERSGAARITHPVSGAALAHDIAEMLQNRDTLREMGEKGRSWVFEYLDEARIIAQYNEMYTGNAS from the coding sequence TTGAGCAGCGCCCCCATCGAGCCGTTGCACATAGTGCATTACATTCCCAGGATATTACTGTCCGAGGGCGGTGTTGTGCGGGCTGTGCTCGACATGACGGAGCTTGCTGCGTCAGCAGGTCACAAGGTCACGGTTGTTACCGCGGACGATAGCGATGTGCCTGCGAGCTGGCGTGATATAACAGACCGTGTGCATCTGGTTTCAACAGGCAGGGGCGGGCTGATACGCAAGCAGGACATGCTCGGTATTCGACAGTGTGTTGAGCGCGCAGATGTTGTGCATCTGCACACGCCGTGGGAGATGGCGAACCTGCAACTCGCGAAGATTGCCCTCAAGGCTAGCAAGCCGTATGTGCTGACGATCCATGGAATGCTCGATGACTGGTGCATGACGCAGCGCGGGCTGAAGAAGAAGATTTATCTCGCGCTCTTCGGGAAGCGGCTACTTGAGAGAGCGCAGTATGTGCATTGCTCCGCCCAGGCAGAGCTTGATCAGTCGAAGAAGTACTTTCCGAAGGGTCGCGGGGTCATCGTACCGAACTTGCTGGCGATGGATGCGTACCACGAACTGCCCGGGCCGGATATTGCGCGTCAGAAATGGTCATTCCTGCAGACAGATCGGCCGGTGTTGTTGTTTCTCAGCAGAATCCATGAGAAGAAGGGTATTGAGCATCTAATCAGTTCAGCAAAGCATCTGCGTGATCTTGATCCTGTTGTTGTGGTCGCGGGGACTGGTGATGCCGAGTACACACGCTCGCTTGAAGTGCTTGCGGAAGATCTTGGTGTGAGCGATGATGTTCACTTTGTTGGGCACATCGGCGGTGCTGAAAAGCTGTCGCTGTACGAGGCGGCGGACGTGTTTGTATTGCCGACAAGCCAGGAGAACTTCGGTTTTGTGTACTTTGAATCGCTTGCGTGTCGGACGCCGATCGTGACGACGCGAGGCACTGACACGTGGCCCGATCTTGAGCGGTCTGGCGCTGCTCGAATCACGCATCCTGTGTCTGGTGCAGCGCTTGCTCATGATATTGCGGAAATGTTGCAGAACCGTGACACGCTGCGCGAGATGGGCGAAAAGGGACGCTCGTGGGTGTTTGAGTATCTTGACGAAGCGCGGATCATTGCGCAGTACAACGAGATGTATACAGGCAACGCTTCATGA
- a CDS encoding sulfotransferase has translation MSSSTSDFDRPIIFVGTHRSGTTWMGDEFSRHPDLAYAVEPRHIWSWSHQSLGDDRLTSEHATPKVRQHIRAAFEQLVKKDGKKRLVEKTPSNCLRLPFVRAVYPEAKIVLVVRDGRSVIASTEDIQQQGVQTKLIFRRALQTPLPEWPAQMGRLFSAVHNKVTGKPMKFWGPKPPGWKDWVKHDEPEVIRAKQWAATVLCAYRDAKEMGDVLIFRFEDMMQRPAETMREIAEFCELADADGVIEHVAATADPSRNAKRRAEKTNLDHVRSILEPALNELGYEWDETL, from the coding sequence ATGAGTAGCAGCACGAGTGATTTTGATCGCCCGATCATCTTTGTTGGGACGCATCGCTCGGGCACGACGTGGATGGGTGACGAGTTCTCGCGCCATCCGGATCTTGCGTATGCGGTTGAGCCGCGACACATCTGGTCATGGTCGCATCAATCGCTGGGTGATGATCGTCTGACGAGTGAGCATGCGACGCCAAAGGTGCGCCAGCACATTCGCGCAGCGTTTGAGCAGCTTGTGAAAAAAGACGGAAAGAAGCGGCTTGTCGAGAAAACGCCGAGCAACTGTCTTCGGCTGCCGTTTGTTCGTGCGGTGTACCCCGAGGCAAAGATTGTGCTTGTTGTGCGCGACGGACGGAGCGTGATCGCTTCGACCGAGGATATCCAGCAGCAAGGTGTACAGACGAAGCTGATCTTCCGCCGTGCATTGCAGACACCGCTGCCTGAATGGCCTGCACAGATGGGCAGGTTGTTTTCCGCTGTCCACAACAAGGTGACGGGGAAGCCGATGAAGTTCTGGGGGCCGAAACCGCCGGGCTGGAAGGATTGGGTGAAGCACGACGAGCCCGAGGTCATTCGCGCGAAGCAGTGGGCTGCGACGGTGTTGTGCGCGTATCGCGATGCGAAAGAGATGGGCGACGTTCTGATCTTCCGATTCGAGGACATGATGCAGCGCCCCGCCGAGACAATGCGGGAGATCGCCGAGTTCTGTGAGCTTGCGGATGCTGATGGCGTGATCGAGCACGTTGCTGCGACGGCTGATCCTTCACGGAATGCAAAGCGCAGAGCAGAAAAAACGAACCTTGATCATGTGCGTTCGATTCTCGAGCCGGCACTGAACGAGTTGGGATACGAATGGGACGAGACTCTGTGA
- a CDS encoding PilZ domain-containing protein — protein MFAKDGQDILSRPEIVSSVIGIVRQMDVIAAEDAEFSDVQERRKYPRYSFAQGTVPCRFEHHNGDTGVSIVLPRNLSASGMSFVKYGYMHEGTPVQMMFTRRDGEKRQVDGTVVWCRMVRGNLHEVGVTFGKYVSPHLFCSREAMSQPFSKDRKKIASNAKQPKPAEGMAICIGDDAEEIGYIATVLARDGLLTEKAMSFGQGLDRLRQNTYGYVVVDLDIDGFEPADVLLQVCGIASTSRVVGMTWCGPDQTDTFVQENDALVLQKPVPNSILEEIEKIQSGEKRAA, from the coding sequence ATGTTTGCAAAGGATGGACAGGACATACTGAGCCGGCCGGAGATTGTGAGCTCTGTTATCGGGATTGTTCGTCAGATGGATGTGATTGCTGCGGAGGATGCAGAGTTTTCGGATGTTCAGGAGCGCCGGAAATACCCGAGGTACTCGTTTGCGCAGGGAACAGTTCCGTGTCGGTTTGAGCATCATAATGGAGACACTGGTGTTTCGATTGTGCTGCCACGGAATCTGTCTGCGAGTGGGATGTCATTCGTGAAGTACGGATATATGCACGAGGGCACACCCGTGCAGATGATGTTTACTCGTCGCGATGGAGAGAAGAGACAGGTTGATGGCACGGTTGTCTGGTGCCGGATGGTGCGAGGAAATCTGCACGAGGTTGGTGTGACATTCGGAAAATATGTTTCGCCGCACTTGTTCTGTTCGCGGGAGGCGATGTCGCAGCCGTTCTCAAAGGACAGGAAGAAGATAGCTTCAAATGCGAAGCAGCCCAAGCCCGCGGAGGGAATGGCGATCTGCATTGGGGATGATGCTGAAGAAATAGGATATATTGCGACTGTGCTAGCACGTGACGGTTTGTTGACCGAGAAGGCAATGAGCTTCGGGCAGGGTTTGGATAGATTGCGTCAGAACACGTATGGATACGTGGTCGTTGATCTTGATATTGATGGCTTTGAACCTGCAGATGTTCTTCTTCAGGTGTGCGGGATTGCGTCGACATCGAGGGTTGTTGGTATGACGTGGTGCGGCCCCGATCAGACGGATACGTTCGTGCAGGAGAATGATGCGCTGGTTCTGCAGAAGCCTGTGCCGAACTCGATACTTGAGGAGATTGAGAAGATCCAAAGTGGAGAGAAGCGAGCAGCGTAG
- a CDS encoding glycosyltransferase family 4 protein yields the protein MTDTSTPSQSLPAPRTGKHRHLLVLSQVYVPDPASVGQHMHDAAAEMASRGHIVHVICSGRGYDDPTQKYAPKETLDGVHIRRLPLSSFGKKSIPLRLLAGFLFMGQCMVRGMFTKADAILVSTSPPMCAAAALVISYIRRKPIVYWVMDLNPDQMVELGKLKPTSMVVRLYDFFNRRIFKRAREIVVMDRFMADRINKKIDVSHKVSIMPPWPHEGHLEVVAHEDNPFRREHNLSTDDNANAKFVIMYSGNHGFSTPVTTVLDAAVKMQDRENLKFYFIGGGVGKKDVKRTIEDHKPTNIADLPYQPLDSIKYSLSAADVHLVSVGDDVVGVVHPCKVYGAMAVARPILLLGPDPCHVSDVIRDHNIGWHIQHGDVDGAVKVIDEILHTSRETLIEMGQRARELVNTQFSATSLKGAFCDVVERVLVGNGN from the coding sequence ATGACTGATACCTCAACACCATCACAAAGCCTGCCCGCACCACGCACCGGTAAGCACCGGCATCTGCTCGTGCTTTCGCAGGTGTACGTGCCCGATCCAGCGAGTGTCGGTCAGCACATGCACGACGCGGCCGCCGAGATGGCATCGCGCGGGCACATCGTCCATGTCATCTGTTCCGGGCGCGGGTACGACGATCCGACACAGAAGTATGCGCCGAAGGAAACGCTCGACGGTGTTCATATCCGCAGACTGCCGCTGTCGAGCTTTGGCAAGAAGTCGATCCCGTTGCGCTTGCTCGCTGGGTTTCTGTTTATGGGTCAGTGCATGGTGCGCGGGATGTTCACAAAGGCCGACGCGATCCTTGTTTCAACCAGCCCGCCGATGTGCGCAGCAGCAGCGCTCGTGATCTCGTACATCCGTCGCAAGCCGATTGTGTACTGGGTGATGGACCTGAATCCTGACCAGATGGTCGAACTCGGAAAACTTAAACCGACATCGATGGTTGTGCGCCTGTACGACTTCTTTAATCGCCGGATCTTCAAGCGTGCGCGTGAGATTGTGGTCATGGATCGGTTTATGGCTGATCGCATCAACAAGAAGATCGACGTGTCTCACAAAGTGTCGATCATGCCTCCCTGGCCGCACGAAGGGCATCTTGAGGTTGTTGCGCACGAAGACAATCCGTTCCGCAGGGAGCACAATCTGAGCACGGATGACAACGCAAACGCGAAGTTTGTCATCATGTACTCGGGTAACCACGGATTCTCTACACCGGTCACCACAGTGCTTGATGCTGCGGTGAAGATGCAGGATCGTGAAAATCTGAAGTTCTATTTCATCGGTGGTGGCGTTGGGAAGAAGGATGTGAAGCGCACCATTGAGGACCATAAACCGACGAATATCGCTGATCTTCCGTACCAGCCGCTTGATTCGATCAAGTACTCTCTCTCGGCGGCGGATGTGCACCTTGTGTCTGTCGGCGATGATGTCGTCGGCGTGGTGCATCCGTGCAAGGTGTACGGCGCGATGGCGGTGGCGAGACCGATCCTTCTGCTGGGACCTGATCCGTGTCACGTGTCCGACGTCATCCGCGATCACAACATCGGCTGGCACATCCAGCACGGTGACGTGGATGGCGCTGTGAAGGTGATTGATGAGATATTACATACATCTCGCGAGACACTTATCGAGATGGGACAGCGGGCGCGTGAGCTTGTCAACACGCAGTTCAGTGCAACATCGCTCAAGGGAGCATTCTGCGATGTTGTTGAGCGTGTGCTGGTCGGAAACGGGAACTGA
- a CDS encoding cyclodeaminase/cyclohydrolase family protein gives MTQNHPQTDQHTSSIKADTVGGFLDALGSKQPAPGGGAVAGLCGAIGAALAQMVNSYSTGRKSLALHTDALAADARLLTQFRDEMLWLADEDARAYAKLNAIERLDADDPARAGYDEAVRDAIAVPSRVMVCAGELLLLVERMVGRSNPWLMSDLAIAAILADACCRAGAWNVRVNAGSVRDVAAREALVRDAESRIEASSILCAQVERLCKPENQS, from the coding sequence GTGACACAGAACCATCCCCAAACGGATCAGCACACGAGCAGTATCAAAGCGGACACGGTCGGTGGGTTTCTTGATGCGCTCGGGTCGAAGCAGCCAGCACCCGGCGGTGGGGCAGTTGCGGGGCTGTGCGGTGCGATTGGTGCGGCGCTCGCACAGATGGTGAACAGCTATTCGACTGGTCGCAAGTCTCTTGCATTGCACACAGATGCACTTGCTGCTGATGCTCGGCTGCTTACGCAGTTTCGTGACGAGATGTTGTGGCTTGCGGACGAGGACGCGAGGGCATACGCAAAGCTCAATGCGATTGAGCGGTTGGATGCGGATGATCCTGCACGTGCAGGATATGACGAGGCAGTGCGCGATGCGATTGCGGTGCCATCCCGGGTGATGGTGTGTGCAGGTGAGCTTTTGTTGCTGGTTGAGCGGATGGTTGGTCGATCGAACCCTTGGCTGATGAGTGATCTTGCTATCGCAGCGATTCTTGCGGATGCGTGCTGTCGCGCTGGCGCGTGGAATGTGCGTGTCAACGCCGGTTCTGTGCGAGATGTTGCGGCTCGTGAGGCGCTGGTTCGTGATGCCGAGTCCCGTATTGAGGCGTCCAGCATTTTGTGCGCACAAGTTGAGCGACTGTGCAAACCGGAAAATCAGTCGTGA
- a CDS encoding colanic acid biosynthesis acetyltransferase WcaF translates to MTDTHEIHAGLLRRLFWSWCGMPAFRCTFHNWYRARGMVLNIFGARVSRSAKIRPTVRVNRPWNLVVGDHAAIGDYAILDCVAPVFIGARSTISQYAHLCTVFTSPDADDDFPAPIRVEDDCWVAADVFVGAGVTIRHDTVVGSRSSVFDSLPERSICVGDRAKRIGERVWRHEQQYEPVAGGAH, encoded by the coding sequence GTGACCGATACACACGAGATACATGCGGGTCTGCTTCGCCGGCTTTTCTGGTCGTGGTGTGGCATGCCAGCATTTCGATGTACGTTCCACAACTGGTATCGTGCGCGCGGAATGGTTCTGAACATCTTCGGAGCGCGCGTCTCTCGCTCCGCGAAAATTCGGCCAACAGTACGAGTCAATCGCCCATGGAATCTCGTTGTCGGAGATCACGCGGCTATAGGTGATTACGCCATCCTTGACTGTGTCGCGCCGGTTTTCATTGGTGCTCGATCAACGATCAGCCAGTACGCGCATCTCTGCACTGTATTTACCAGCCCCGATGCTGACGATGATTTTCCTGCGCCGATTCGGGTGGAGGATGACTGCTGGGTTGCAGCTGATGTGTTTGTCGGGGCGGGTGTGACGATCCGGCACGATACTGTGGTCGGTTCTCGATCGAGCGTGTTTGATTCGCTGCCCGAACGAAGCATTTGTGTTGGTGATCGTGCGAAGCGGATTGGCGAGCGCGTCTGGAGACACGAGCAGCAATATGAGCCTGTCGCGGGAGGAGCACATTGA
- a CDS encoding dihydrofolate reductase family protein: MRKIRIFEHISLDGVIAPDGRGDEYANGGWTAPYRSPDGAASVAEAQGKDFDLLLGRRTYDLWAGYWPAVNGGPFADVLNAATKYVATHRPQSLEWGPVGDLGADVIEGVRSVKSNGGPDLVVWGSSTLIPVLLEQGLVDEVVLIIYPVLLGSGKRCFSQAADPRELALVSTKSLPSGVLINTYRHVGSL; the protein is encoded by the coding sequence ATGAGAAAGATCAGGATCTTCGAACACATCTCGCTTGATGGCGTGATTGCTCCCGACGGACGGGGCGATGAGTACGCGAATGGCGGATGGACAGCGCCGTACCGAAGTCCGGATGGAGCAGCGTCCGTAGCCGAGGCGCAGGGCAAGGACTTTGATCTGCTGCTTGGTCGCCGTACGTACGATCTGTGGGCAGGCTATTGGCCAGCAGTCAATGGCGGACCGTTTGCGGATGTTCTGAACGCTGCGACGAAATATGTCGCGACCCACAGACCCCAAAGTCTTGAATGGGGTCCGGTTGGAGATCTTGGCGCTGACGTCATTGAGGGTGTTCGCAGTGTCAAGTCAAACGGTGGTCCTGACCTGGTCGTCTGGGGAAGTTCGACACTGATACCCGTGCTGCTTGAGCAGGGTTTGGTTGACGAGGTTGTGCTGATCATCTACCCGGTTCTGCTTGGCAGCGGCAAGCGCTGCTTTTCACAGGCTGCTGATCCGCGCGAGCTTGCTCTGGTCAGCACAAAATCGCTGCCTTCAGGCGTGCTTATCAATACATACAGACATGTTGGATCGCTTTGA
- a CDS encoding phage portal protein, with product MTDLQIATRQVESASAIDSGLLESLIHAHRQDRIPRYARLWKYYRNPDVRTSSGRVVAAQADGLPARLRMPAGDPGYRGASAPEIVLENDIAWRIHTMVDFMFGKPIRIVSEAEDERLRSKIEEALERVWELSGGVSLLQDAALLAHVYGHVDLMLRIGETGSYPVIEIIEPARGIPVSDSFDYRRFTSYIVHFERELAQIDRDVRTSFRLFGAMLGGRKREHVTEIVTRDVVEQRRDGKVVARWRNELGFVPVVHIQNQSQPFRYEGISEVEQLIGLQDELNTRLSDRASRVTMQSFKMYLAKGIEGFDKVPVGPGQVWSTDNEHAEIVAFGGDASSPSEDKHIEDVREAMDKVSAVPPVAGGVVRAKIGNLSSANALRVTLLGLLSKTARKRVVYGRGISEMSQMVLASLDTAGVLRTSERDRSVRVVWRDPLPDDIREQEIEARTKQSLGVSDEQIQSELGYADADPGVQ from the coding sequence ATGACGGATCTGCAGATTGCAACCCGGCAGGTTGAGAGTGCATCAGCGATTGATTCCGGTCTTCTTGAATCGCTGATCCATGCGCATCGGCAGGATCGGATACCGCGATATGCAAGGCTGTGGAAGTACTACAGGAACCCCGATGTTCGAACGAGCAGCGGTCGGGTTGTTGCGGCGCAGGCTGACGGTTTGCCAGCGCGGCTTCGCATGCCTGCGGGAGATCCCGGGTATCGGGGTGCAAGTGCGCCAGAGATCGTTCTTGAGAACGACATCGCATGGCGAATCCACACGATGGTTGACTTCATGTTTGGAAAACCGATCCGGATTGTGAGTGAGGCTGAAGATGAACGTCTGCGATCAAAGATCGAAGAGGCGCTTGAGCGCGTATGGGAGTTGAGTGGCGGTGTTTCTTTGCTGCAGGATGCAGCGCTTCTGGCGCATGTGTACGGGCATGTTGATCTGATGCTGCGTATCGGGGAAACTGGTTCATATCCAGTGATCGAGATTATCGAGCCGGCGCGCGGGATTCCAGTGTCGGACAGCTTTGACTACAGGCGTTTTACTTCGTATATCGTGCACTTTGAGCGCGAGCTTGCGCAGATTGATCGAGATGTGAGAACCTCATTCCGTTTGTTTGGCGCGATGCTGGGGGGCAGAAAGCGCGAACACGTGACGGAGATTGTGACTCGTGACGTTGTTGAGCAACGCCGGGATGGCAAAGTTGTTGCGCGCTGGCGGAACGAGTTGGGATTTGTGCCAGTAGTGCATATTCAGAATCAATCGCAGCCGTTCAGGTACGAGGGAATCAGTGAGGTTGAGCAGTTGATCGGGCTGCAGGACGAGCTAAACACTCGTCTGAGTGATCGTGCGAGCCGAGTAACGATGCAGAGTTTCAAAATGTATCTTGCGAAAGGAATCGAGGGGTTCGACAAGGTTCCGGTTGGCCCCGGGCAGGTGTGGTCGACGGACAACGAGCACGCTGAGATTGTCGCGTTTGGCGGTGACGCGTCGAGCCCGAGTGAGGACAAGCACATCGAGGATGTTCGTGAAGCGATGGACAAGGTGAGCGCTGTGCCGCCGGTGGCGGGAGGTGTTGTTCGCGCAAAGATCGGGAATCTGTCGAGTGCGAATGCGCTTCGTGTGACGCTGCTCGGGCTTCTTTCCAAGACTGCTCGCAAGCGTGTTGTGTATGGGCGTGGGATCTCTGAGATGAGCCAAATGGTGCTTGCTTCGCTTGACACAGCGGGTGTGCTGCGCACCAGTGAGCGAGACCGGAGTGTGCGTGTCGTCTGGCGTGATCCGCTTCCGGATGACATCCGTGAGCAGGAGATCGAGGCAAGAACAAAGCAGAGTCTGGGTGTTTCTGACGAGCAAATCCAATCAGAACTTGGATACGCAGACGCAGACCCCGGTGTGCAGTGA
- a CDS encoding polysaccharide deacetylase family protein: protein MPDDPSQRVHALSFDIEDWFHIVEVKAVEDPSQWPKLSAESSLVERYTDLILRICDDAKTHATFFILGWIADKHPALVKRIADAGHEIGSHSFWHRKVYELDPDIFRDDLQQANDAIRSAAGAETSIAGFRAPSFSITQGAEWAFDTLIDLGFTYDASLFPAARGHGGYACEPGPHVVTAPSGRQIPELPMSIAPVGIGPIKKRMCYSGGGYLRLLPIGMIEQGIASESVQDRSTVVYLHPRDFAPDCPRVPMPPHRRFKCYVGAASTEAKLRHMLTHHRWTTCADVLARSGTMKQQETETQQRAAAQSA from the coding sequence ATGCCAGACGATCCGTCACAACGCGTGCATGCGCTTTCCTTCGATATCGAGGACTGGTTCCACATTGTCGAGGTCAAAGCTGTCGAGGATCCGTCGCAGTGGCCGAAGCTGAGTGCTGAGTCGTCGCTCGTTGAGCGGTACACCGATCTGATCCTTCGCATCTGTGACGATGCAAAGACGCACGCAACATTTTTCATTCTCGGATGGATCGCGGACAAACATCCAGCGCTGGTGAAGCGCATTGCTGACGCTGGGCACGAGATCGGATCGCACTCGTTCTGGCATCGCAAGGTGTACGAGCTGGATCCTGATATCTTTCGCGACGATCTTCAACAAGCGAACGATGCGATACGCAGCGCAGCGGGCGCAGAGACATCCATCGCGGGGTTTCGTGCGCCTTCGTTCTCTATCACGCAGGGTGCGGAATGGGCGTTTGACACGCTCATTGATCTAGGATTTACCTACGACGCGAGTCTGTTCCCAGCGGCGCGCGGGCACGGTGGGTACGCGTGCGAGCCTGGGCCGCACGTTGTCACTGCCCCATCGGGCAGACAGATTCCCGAACTGCCGATGTCGATCGCGCCGGTTGGTATTGGACCGATCAAAAAGCGTATGTGCTATTCCGGCGGCGGATACCTGCGTCTGCTCCCCATTGGCATGATTGAGCAGGGCATTGCCAGCGAGAGCGTACAGGATCGATCAACAGTGGTGTATTTGCATCCACGCGACTTTGCTCCAGACTGCCCGCGTGTGCCAATGCCGCCACACAGACGATTCAAGTGCTATGTGGGTGCTGCCTCGACCGAGGCGAAGCTGCGACACATGCTCACGCACCATCGGTGGACGACATGCGCCGATGTGCTTGCGCGATCGGGCACCATGAAACAGCAGGAGACGGAGACCCAGCAGCGGGCAGCTGCACAGTCCGCATGA
- a CDS encoding YkgJ family cysteine cluster protein produces MTSHDDMSDAELKQHWRDMVAREDVRDALEHVYAAAMRAIAERQPKCEASGRCCRFEQYGHRLYVTGLEAAYTMMKLDAARPVNGLATLQSDTQAQRFVARVSLPVLSSSALQRARSEGGCPFQVDGLCSIHTIKPLACRTYFCDPTATEWQQDLTERLHAQITRIHTEYGVVYRYAEWRAMLEVLVSNM; encoded by the coding sequence GTGACATCGCATGATGACATGAGTGATGCAGAGTTAAAGCAGCACTGGCGTGACATGGTTGCGCGGGAAGATGTGCGTGATGCGCTTGAGCACGTGTATGCAGCGGCAATGCGCGCGATCGCAGAGAGACAGCCAAAGTGTGAGGCGTCGGGCAGGTGCTGCAGATTCGAGCAGTACGGGCATCGGCTCTATGTGACGGGTCTTGAAGCTGCGTACACAATGATGAAGCTCGACGCAGCAAGGCCGGTGAACGGTCTGGCGACGCTACAGTCGGACACGCAGGCACAACGCTTCGTTGCGCGGGTGTCGCTGCCAGTATTGAGTTCAAGCGCGTTGCAGCGAGCGCGGAGTGAAGGTGGGTGTCCATTTCAGGTGGATGGGCTGTGCAGCATCCACACGATCAAGCCCCTCGCATGCCGGACATACTTCTGTGACCCGACTGCAACAGAGTGGCAGCAGGATCTAACGGAGCGGTTGCACGCGCAAATCACGCGCATTCACACGGAGTATGGTGTTGTGTACAGGTACGCAGAGTGGCGAGCAATGCTGGAAGTTCTTGTTTCGAACATGTAG
- a CDS encoding glycosyltransferase: protein MISQTVTTPDDVKHTSDGGVVRVPGTLPVSVVILTLNEEINIKACIESCEDAVDIHVLDSGSTDRTREIAESIGATVWVNPFKSFGAQRNWAIDNIKVQTPWIFHLDADERFTPELVQTLRMLLAKDPEEAGFHLPNKMMFMGRWLKRSGAYPNYQMRLFHKDRMRFFDYGHGQREDTTGKVSRIETPYLHYSFSKGLYDWFDKHNRYSSQEAIQFINREESLPALSDLLARNSTQRRRAWKRVLYGVPGWPVINLCARLFVFGGILEGKAGITYCTMLAMYEQQIRVKLRLLRHAHKQGTTFESDAMPAAPSTKQTVMVPSAGTSQSMAVATAPATRAGSSAASVLPAAAQSIEVLPEKSPWTTKEKIGRAMWMLIGSKVFRLTFHNWYGVRRGLLRLFGATVEKDVRIRPSAHIEIPWNCTFKEGCSVGDRAIVYSLGHITIGRYAIISQYAHLCAGTHDFTDKRFTLIRDPIVIGDAAWISADAFVGPNVTVGDRAILGARASTYKDLEAGMIYAGNPAKLIRERTIRDEKASGDE, encoded by the coding sequence ATGATCAGCCAGACCGTCACAACCCCGGATGATGTGAAGCACACGAGCGATGGGGGTGTCGTGCGCGTGCCGGGGACGCTGCCGGTGAGTGTTGTCATTCTGACGCTGAATGAAGAGATCAACATCAAGGCGTGCATCGAATCGTGCGAGGATGCGGTAGACATCCATGTGCTCGACTCGGGAAGCACGGACAGAACACGCGAGATCGCTGAATCGATAGGCGCAACGGTCTGGGTCAATCCGTTCAAGAGCTTTGGCGCGCAGCGGAACTGGGCGATCGACAATATCAAAGTGCAGACACCGTGGATCTTCCATCTTGATGCTGACGAGCGGTTTACGCCGGAACTCGTGCAGACATTGCGCATGTTGCTTGCCAAGGATCCGGAAGAGGCTGGGTTCCATTTGCCCAACAAGATGATGTTCATGGGGCGCTGGCTGAAGCGCTCCGGGGCGTATCCCAACTACCAGATGCGATTGTTTCATAAGGATCGCATGCGGTTCTTTGACTATGGGCACGGACAGCGCGAGGACACAACGGGCAAGGTATCGCGCATCGAGACGCCATACCTGCATTACTCGTTCTCCAAGGGTCTCTATGACTGGTTCGACAAGCACAACAGGTACTCGTCTCAGGAGGCGATCCAGTTCATCAACCGCGAGGAATCGCTGCCAGCGCTATCCGATCTGCTTGCGCGGAACTCGACGCAGCGTCGGCGCGCGTGGAAGCGTGTGCTTTACGGCGTGCCGGGTTGGCCGGTGATTAACTTGTGCGCGCGTCTGTTTGTGTTTGGCGGGATTCTTGAGGGCAAGGCCGGGATCACATACTGCACCATGCTCGCGATGTACGAGCAGCAGATCCGTGTGAAGCTGCGCCTGCTTCGTCATGCGCACAAGCAGGGAACGACGTTCGAGTCTGATGCGATGCCAGCAGCACCGTCGACAAAGCAGACTGTTATGGTGCCGAGCGCGGGCACATCGCAATCGATGGCGGTTGCTACCGCCCCCGCAACGCGAGCAGGTTCTTCTGCGGCATCTGTCTTGCCAGCGGCTGCTCAATCGATAGAAGTGCTCCCAGAAAAGAGCCCGTGGACGACAAAGGAGAAGATCGGGCGAGCAATGTGGATGCTGATTGGATCGAAGGTGTTCAGGCTGACATTCCACAACTGGTACGGTGTTCGTCGTGGATTGCTGCGTCTGTTCGGTGCAACGGTAGAGAAGGATGTGCGCATCAGACCCAGTGCGCACATCGAGATTCCGTGGAACTGCACATTCAAAGAGGGGTGCTCGGTTGGCGATCGGGCGATCGTGTACTCGCTTGGTCATATTACGATCGGGCGGTATGCGATCATCAGTCAGTATGCGCATCTGTGCGCGGGCACGCATGACTTTACAGACAAACGGTTTACGTTGATTCGGGATCCGATTGTGATCGGGGACGCTGCATGGATCAGTGCGGATGCGTTCGTTGGACCGAATGTGACGGTGGGTGATCGGGCGATTCTCGGTGCGCGTGCGAGCACGTATAAGGATCTGGAAGCGGGCATGATCTACGCGGGGAATCCAGCGAAGCTGATCCGTGAGCGGACGATCCGTGACGAGAAAGCGAGCGGGGATGAGTAG